Proteins encoded together in one Coffea arabica cultivar ET-39 chromosome 2c, Coffea Arabica ET-39 HiFi, whole genome shotgun sequence window:
- the LOC140035234 gene encoding metalloendoproteinase 4-MMP-like — protein MFSLFFGFVLLPLLISSPCLSARTTPIYQDRTLPAKNYTYKWQNFEKFLDASRGSQVSDMSELKKYFHHFGYLKVEEEMNFTDLFDEKFELAVNKYQAKLGLPVTGKLDSNTIDQIMSPRCGVRDVPKMLHATRHYAFFGGQPRWDRSIPMTLTYAFSLANLITSLSLQDIRDACKRAFGHWASVIPVRFVETDDYGFADIKIGFYRGDHGDEEAFDGVLGILGHAFSPESGRFHLDAAETWAVDFQVEKSDEAIDLESVATHEIGHLLGLAHTSVKEAVMYPSLKPREKKSDLKLDDIRGIQALYGSNPNFSIQNFSESDLSSNYAVDLRIGSLSTWCVLLLGLVSFWCL, from the coding sequence ATGTTTTCGTTATTTTTTGGATTTGTTCTCCTGCCTCTTCTCATTTCCTCACCATGCCTCTCTGCTAGAACAACTCCAATCTACCAAGATAGAACCTTACCCGCTAAAAATTACACCTACAAGtggcaaaattttgaaaaattcctAGATGCCAGCAGAGGAAGCCAAGTTAGTGACATGTCCGAGCTCAAGAAATATTTCCATCATTTTGGCTATCTGaaggttgaagaagaaatgaacttcACCGATTTATTCGATGAAAAATTTGAGCTAGCCGTGAATAAATACCAAGCAAAGTTAGGCCTTCCAGTTACAGGTAAGCTAGACTCCAACACAATTGATCAGATCATGTCACCTAGGTGTGGCGTAAGAGACGTGCCTAAAATGTTGCACGCAACGAGGCATTATGCATTTTTTGGAGGCCAGCCGAGGTGGGATCGGAGCATACCGATGACTCTAACTTATGCATTTTCTCTCGCGAATTTGATCACTTCTTTGAGCCTGCAAGATATAAGGGATGCTTGCAAACGTGCCTTTGGACATTGGGCATCAGTTATTCCCGTGAGATTCGTGGAAACGGATGATTACGGTTTTGCAGATatcaaaatagggttttacaggGGTGATCACGGAGATGAGGAGGCTTTTGATGGAGTGCTTGGGATTTTGGGTCATGCATTTTCACCAGAGAGCGGGAGATTTCACCTTGATGCAGCTGAGACATGGGCTGTGGATTTTCAAGTGGAGAAGTCGGACGAGGCGATTGACTTGGAGTCCGTGGCTACGCATGAAATTGGGCATTTGTTAGGGTTGGCACACACTTCAGTTAAGGAAGCTGTTATGTACCCAAGTTTGAAACCCAGAGAAAAGAAGAGTGACTTGAAGCTTGATGATATTAGGGGGATACAAGCTCTTTATGGTTCGAATCCTAATTTCAGCATTCAGAATTTCTCAGAATCCGATCTATCCTCAAACTATGCAGTTGATTTAAGAATTGGTTCCTTGTCAACTTGGTGTGTCTTGCTTCTGGGACTGGTGTCATTCTGGTGTCTTTAA